AACAAGGTGGTAGTTATTCCGCTGTTTGGGGACTCCCCCAGTCCATCATCAATCCCGGCACCTGTGCCCAAGACCGGGCAAACAACAACAGAAGCCGCCGGTGACGACGGGGCATTGAAAAAGGGCGTGGCCTGGCCCAACCCACGCTTCACGGACAACAACGACGGTACTGTAACCGACAACCTGACGGGGTTGATCTGGCTGAAGGACGCAAGCTGTGCCGAGTTCTATGGTGGTGATAGCACGGGTCAGAACAGTCGACCATGGGCGGATGCTTTAGCCGCAGCGAACAATCTTGCCGCCCCTTATTGTGGGTTAAGCGACGGTTCAACCGCAGGGCAGTGGCGTCTGCCTAACCTGCGGGAGCTACAAAGCTTGATCGACTATGGGGAGTTTGATCCCGCCCTGCCTGCCGGGCATCCATTTCTTGGCAATCTGTCGGGAAATCATTGGTCGTCCACTACCAGCGCCAGCGGGTCCTTCAACGCATGGCTGGTGGTTTTTTTGGGTGGTTACGTGGACTATTATGGTAAAACAAACCCATGCCAAGTTCGTGCTGTGCGTGACGGGCAGTAATGGGTGATTTGATTCTTTGATGATTCGCCGCTTGGAAGGAATGGGATTGACGATGATGTATCCTTATTCTGCCGGGATAGAGGCCTGAAATTTCTGGATGAATTCAATGACCTTGGTTTGCTTTTGGGCAGGTATTCTGGTCGAGGCAGAGCCCCTGTCTGTGACCACCCCCAAAGGGGGGGGATTTCAACACCATATTAAACGGTT
The sequence above is a segment of the Deltaproteobacteria bacterium genome. Coding sequences within it:
- a CDS encoding DUF1566 domain-containing protein produces the protein MNQCLAPSDRRHCHEKYHDHWVECKLQPPRRKPMIISSKFIRIFWLIALLLVLPPLLVFAQNKVVVIPLFGDSPSPSSIPAPVPKTGQTTTEAAGDDGALKKGVAWPNPRFTDNNDGTVTDNLTGLIWLKDASCAEFYGGDSTGQNSRPWADALAAANNLAAPYCGLSDGSTAGQWRLPNLRELQSLIDYGEFDPALPAGHPFLGNLSGNHWSSTTSASGSFNAWLVVFLGGYVDYYGKTNPCQVRAVRDGQ